A region of the Mycobacterium sp. NBC_00419 genome:
AGACCGGTCGGGTCGGCATGGGCCGGTGCTGGGACGCCGCACCCGAGGAGGACTAAGGCAAGTCCTGCTGTTATTGCCCGTGGTGGAGTGTGGCTGCCCCGATCAGGTCCCCGCGACTGCGTATCGTGCCGATCCTGCTGCATAGGCGGACTCTATCGCCGTACTCGAGGTTGTGAACTCCCAAATCGGCAGTCCAAAGGTGGATTCATACGAATGGCGGACAAGCAGTCGTCTGGCCCTGTAGTTGTATCGAGGAGGCTCGCAAGGATGGGCTCGAATTGCCGACCACCGTGTTTTCATACCGACGTGGTTCATCAGCACTGTCCGGGACCCACGTCGTGTTGCCAACATGAATGGGTCCGGTACCACGGCCAACCTGCGAGGCTCATTAGCGGCGCGCATGGACAATCAGATGTATCGGGCCGATTTGCAATTGGCTGCCGTCGGTTAGTGTCGTTCGGTTGGCTGTGTGGTTCTCGATATGTTCGATCCGGCCATTGTTGAGCACGATCGATGAGACGCCTGGCGGTAACCCGCGAACGACTACGTCATCTTCTCGATCTCCGCCGATCGAGATGGGTTCAGCCCCGATCGTTACCCGCGTCGTTTCGTTCGGAGCCCAGATGATCTCCAGGCTCGCTTCGCGGAAGATGCTTTCTACCAGAAACATTGCGAGTCCCAGCGCGAAGCCCAGGGCGCCAACGCCCACGAGTCGTCCCCACATGTCAGGCAACTGGTTGGAGACAAGAACAAAGCCGATGCCGCCAAGGCAGCCGCCGACGAAGCCGGCAAGTGTCCCTTTCGGCATGCTGAGATTGGGCACGGTACGAGAAAGCAAACAGCCGATTAGTGCGCCCGCGATTCCCCAGCAGAAAGTCCGCAGCACATAGTTCTTGAACTCAAAACTGCCGATGTCGAGAGTGAACACAGTCTGGGCCACAGCCCCCGCCACAAAGCCCGCGCCAGCCCCGTAGAGCCAGATCAGGGCTAGGCGGCGAGGCTGTAGATCCTTTCGCTGATGCCACTTATCAGAGACAAAGAGTGCGGTAGCGATGACGCTGGTGAATATGCACGACCAGAATCCCGTCTCCATCACCGCCGTGAATGCACCCCGGGTTGGCTCTTGGCCGATCACTTCGGCAAGTAACGCACCCACTGCGCCACCAACTGTGCCCGCTGCCAGGTGGAGGAGGAGCTTGTTTGATCGCAACCTCCCAACGAAGTCGGCGGGCTGTGCCGGTGGGTAACCGCCGGGGTGCTCTCGGCCTGATAAGGGGTAGCCAGACGGCGGCACTCCGCCAGGCAACATCGGATTAGGGGCTGCAGCAGGATGATTTGGCGGAGAAGCATGCGCTGGTGTCGGCGTTGCAAGATACTCGGATCGCTGTGGTGACTGCCCCTGAGCTGGAGGAGTCGCTGGCTGGCCGCCCACTGTGTAGCCTGCACCGAACCTGCTGGGGGGCAAGTCGTTGGTCACGAGAACGGTCTAGCATCGCCACCGTCCATCTGTTGGCCAGCCAGGTCTTATTAGTACGAACGGACGACACTACTGTTCGATGCGGGTCCGTCACGCTACCCAGAATTGCCATCCAGGCTGTGTCGGTGGCCAAGAACTGTCTGGTCGCCAGGCGGCGTCCGGCGTCCATCCCACCGCGGGTATGTTTAGGCGCTGCTTGTAGTGATTGTGGTGGTAGTAGTCCGTGTGTTAGCGATGGCGGCGGACGTTTGAGACTTCGTCGATAGTGGGCCTGTCGAGCAGGCGCTAGTTGGGATGATGCTGGCGGCGACAGGAAGAACAAGTGCGGCACGGCCCGATCGCGTCTTTGGTACAACACCCCCCATCTTTGTGAACGCTTCTTCGTTGTGGCTCCCAGGTCTCGGTCCAGCCTTTTTGGGCGCGTTAATCATCTTGAAAAGCGCTGTGCTGGAAACAATCTCAGGGGTCTCGGCAGTTCAGTCAGGCGGATCCGTCCGCTTATCGCCGTTATAGGTTGTACCTGCGGCAAACCTCTTGCTGGATTCCGCCAGGATCTGAGCAACGGTTGGTCTTGTCGTGCTGTCCTCGGTGCCGCCACCAGCGGCGACTGTCCCGGAGGAAGGTGCTGTCGCCGGAGGGGCCGGCCGGGCAATCTTTGGTGGCGCGGGTGGCGTCGGGTGTGCAAGCGGAGAGTCGGGTCGACCTGACGCCAAGGCGCCATCGGAGGGGCGGAAGATCCTGGCCGTGGTGTGAGAACCAGCCACCGGCGATGCGCTTGCGGGTGCCGAGGCCAGTATGTGCGAGCCAACCCCGGGCGCGTGTCGGACTAGTTGGGGCGATGGTCCGGTCGAGGGTGCAGGCTGCCAATCATGCTGCGGCGCGGGAATATCGCCATTTGCCAACGCTGGGTCTAGCCGTCGTCCGAGGTTCCGGGCTCCTGTGATCACCACCCCTAGCACCACGAACGACAGCACGCAGACCAACACATCAAAGCTGCTGGTGATCTGATGTGCCAGGTCGTTGCCGTAAACGGGGTTGTAGGGCGGTCGGTACGTCGGTCCGTAGTCCATCCGCGGCGCAAGAACGACACCGAGAACAATGCGGGAAAATGTCAGTGCAAGAACGGATCCCGATGTCATCACAATCACGCTTCTGCGTAACGTGCTGTTGACCAGGTTCATGCGCAACCACAGTGCCGCGACTGCACAGATCGCGTCGATGACCATCAACACAACGGTGTCGTACATCGAGTACCGAATGTGCAGGTTGGCTGCGACGAACAGGTCCGTGATGCGCAGCGCAACAGATCCGCCGCTCCACACGGCGATCAGGAGCAGGCAGTTTCGGGCCACCTTTCGCCAGGCCGCGGCCGGTGCTGCCTCGACGGAGTGATGCAACAGCAACGCGCTTGGTGCAAGGATCGCCGCGGCGGCCACCCATGTCACGTAGCCTTCGAACCCGACCGATGTGGTCGAGGTGGTCTGTGCGATGCCATGGAACGAGTCGATCTTCCGGCCAATCTCCGCACCCCACACCAGGACACCGCCCGCGACGGTGGCGCCGCCCAACACGACCGTGGTCAGGCGGCTGGCGTGCTCACTGTCGAGTAGCCAGCGCGAGGCGATCAGTACGGGGAGCAGTGCGACCGCCCCGTAGATGATCGTGGTGGCGAGTACGGTTGCGCTCTGGCCACCGGTGACCGGATCGCCGAGGTGTGGAACCACCGAGCGGATGCGTTGGTAGAGGTTGAACAGCGTGGCGAGGGTGGCCAGTGTGATCGCAGCGAGTCCGAGGATGCGGGTGATCCCCACCCACCGCCCCAAGCGCTCAGGGACTGAGCGTGCATCGGTCAAGACCGGCTGAGCGGCAAGCAGACTGCCGGCCAACCCCGTCCATGCCCCCGGCCCGACGCCGGGTGGCACCTCCGCGGTACCGCTGTAACGGACCGCCTGGACGATCGCGTAAACCACAAACCCCGTGACCACGAGGAGGTAGGGAAGGTTGAGTATCAACCGTGCCCGATCTGTCTGTGCGGCAGTGAAACGATCGCCAAAGAGCACCTGCGCTCCGCGATGGGTGACAGTCAGAGCGCCCCCGGCCAGTAGGGTCGCCAGGATGACCGCGAGGTAGATCCAGCCGTTGCCGCCGGGCACTCCGCTTCCGAAGCTCAGGCTCCAGGGCAAGATCAACGCGACTACCAGCAGCACGCCAGAAGCCGCGTCACGGGTCACGTTGGCCCGGCGGACGGCGTTGTCGGCTTCTATTCCCGATCCGGGATCCATTTCGGCTGCCCCATGCGTGTTGTCGGCAAGGGGCGCTCGGTGTCTGGTGTACGGGTTGTCACTCACCGCGAACCCCCTGGATGTCTGAGATCGGCACGGCCCAGAGTTGCTGTTGGCCGGATGGTCTGGTGCGCATTCTAGGTCGGCGGCTTCCATCGGGATGTCCTCCGTTCGAACGACGATCGTCGTCGCGAGGGGGTAACAACGTGTTGGCTGCGCGGCAGAAGGGGCCTCTCGGAGGCCTGTCACCGAGGTGGTGAGAATATTCGTTGATCCACTGTTGGCAGAAGAGGTATCGCCCATGACGCTCCCCGCGCGAACAGCTGCGGACTTTTGGGCATCGGAATGCCGTCACGTCGTCAACTGGACCGGTACCCGCAGGTGATGGTGGGGGGTGCCGGAGCTGCCTCGCTCCAACTCGACACAGGTCAGCCAGTGCTGTTGGGGTCGCCCCTGTCTGGGGCGACCGGCGAAGGGACCATCTTCGCACTGGCCGGCCGACCTGACTGGGCGGCGAAGATCTTTCATCCCACGCTCACCGGGCTTGAGGGCAAGCTCGCCAAAGTGGCTGCGATGGTTCAGTCGCCGCCGGCGGGGGCGATGCAGCCTGACGGACTGGTGGTCCTGACCTGGCCGCTGCATGTTTTGTTCGACGCCTCAGGCGCCGTCGGCTACGTCATGCCGCGCATCGACACGACCACATCGGTCGAGCTGCACACCATCAGTAACCCCTCGAACCGACGAGATCCACTTCCCAAGGCACCACAGTGGACTCGCCACGTCACGTGGGGTCACCTGGTGAACGTGGCAGCGAACCTGTGCTTGGCAGTCGAAGTAGTGCACCGCGTCGACGCGGTGATCGGCGACTTCCAAGAACGCAACATCCTGGTGGCCGACACCACCGAAGTGACGCTCGTGGACTGCGATTCGATGCAGTTCAGCGACCGAGCCGGCCAGCGCTACCTCTGTGCGGTTGGGCGTCCGGAGTTCACCGCGCCCGAGTTGATGGGGGTCGACCTGCGTGTGCAGGCGCGACAGCAGACCGCCGACCTCTTTTCGCTTGCGGTGCACATCCATCAACTCCTGATGGAGGGCAATCATCCATTCATGCGGGGGGAGTGGCGCGGCCCCGGGCACCAACCGGACGCGCCCACGTTGGCCCGAACCGGAGACTGGGCCGGCGGCCCGAATTCCCGGTTGCACACCCACCCGCTGGCACCGTCGGTGACGTTCCTGCCCGATGAGATCCAGCAGCTGTTCACCCGAGCATTCACGGCAGGAGCGCAGGAACCCGGCCTTCGACCCGCGGCTTGGGAATGGCGGGCCGCATTAGGGCGCATTCGCCTCACCCGCTGCGGCCGAAACCCCGACCACCAGCATCCGGCAACCTCGCCTGTGTGTCCGTGGTGCCTTATTGACGACGAAAGACAAGCCCGCCGGCAACGGCAGAATCCGACCGGTCCGAATTTCATACCGCAGAACTCGCAAGGTTCCCTCCGAACTGGGCCGTCGAGAGCCGTGTCGGTCTCAGCGCAAGCCGGACCCGCGGGCTCGCGGGCCACCCGATCCCATCGCACGGCTTTGGCCCCGAAACACAAGGCCATTCTCGCTCTGCTGGCGGTGACCGTGGCCATCGTAGTTGCGTTGTCCGCCTACATCATCTGGGCCCTCTTGACTGGGGCAACGACATTCCGCAGTTCCGGCCATGGCTATGACGATCTATCGTCAACCCCTGCCCGACAACCGATTTCGAGGCAGTGTCGCTAGGCCTTCACACTTTTGGGGCGTAGGTATCCCAAAATCTGGCCATTGTTCTTGTCGCTGAACGCATAGGTGTGAACGGCAGCAGGGTCGTTTCCGGAGATTCCGTCCTGCCAGGTGTAGTTCTGCTCGAGCACCGAGTACTTGTTGCCGTCAACACCGGTCACGAGTGCGACGTGCCCGTACTGGCCCTGACCGTAGACGACGATGTCACCGGCGTGGGGTTGTCCCTGGCCGTAAGGGATACGGTCGTAGTACTGAGAGACACCATTGGTGTCGTAATGGTTGTAGATGTCCGACGCCGCAACACTATCGGTGGCAATTCCGGGCGTAGCGCCCACCACCTGATTGCTGTACTGCCGGAATACATCGAAACATTGCGCACCGTAGCTGTGATCCGGGTCAATGAACTTGCCCTGCCACTGGTCCACGAACCTGTCTGCCGCAGCCGACTGCGCCGCTGACACAGCGCCGTCGGCGGTAGTGGCGTGAGCCGCTGCAGCGACAGTTGATGCGGTCGCTGACGCGGTTGAAGACGCTGCTGCAGTCCCGCCCGAACCACTACTGGCGCTTGCCTGGCGCTGCTCGGAGACATTGTTGAGTGCAGACTGGCCCAGCCCTTCGATATGTGACTGGGCCGATGTCAATGACTGGCGGTGCTGCGGCCACCACTCGCTGACGAATCGCTGGGCGTCAGGTCCCTGCCACACCGCGGGAAGCGCATTGACGACCTTATCCAGCTGGGAAACCAGCGTGTCGATGGATGCGGCGTGTTGTTTGAGTTGACGCCCGGTCTGTTCGACCTGATCGACGTCCATGCCCATGCGCGCCATTAAGAGGACCCTTTCTGCGACAACATTTTCCGCACAGTGCAGGGCGATTAGATCGCCCTGCCGCGTGACTCAGCGACCCGAAACGTTCCGCTGCTCGGAGGCGTTGTTGAGCGCGGACTGACCAAGCCCATCGATCTCCTGCTGAGCCGCGGTCAGTGAGCGCCGATGTTGCGGCCACCACTCATTGACGAAACGTTGTGCGTCGGGGCCATCCCAGACTCCGGTCAAACCCTGCACCAGCTTGTCGAGCTGTGACACAAGATTGCCGATCGAGGCAGCATGGCTCTTGAGCTGACGTCCGGACTGTTCGACTTGCTCGACGTCCATTCCCATACGTGCCATCGGTATTACCTCCTGAGTGATCTGGTTAATCGTTTGCTGAAGCGCTGGACCAACTGTATTCCAGACATGGGCCCGTGGCCGAGGGGAAATGTGCCGGTTCATCCGAACGATCGACACCACCGGGTGTCATCGTGGTGGCATGTTGGTCGCCACCGGGTCGGGTAGCGCACCAACCGCGGTCGACGGCGGCCCCAGACTGATCGTTCCGCCGGCCTTGCGCGTCACGGCCTCTCCCGAGTTCAGATCAACAAGGACGAAGTCGTTCACTGGCGTGACTAGCTTGGCTACGGCATAAGCGACGGCCACCACTGTGTGCGGCGAGTATCCAGGCCAAGGATCATCATTGGTGGCCTCCAGCGTGGTGATGTTGGAGTCAGCAGGAGGCCGTAGCGGGCTACCACCGCCGCAGTGCACCCGTGGAACGCCGACAGGGTCCACCAAGATCGCGTCACCGGCCTGGAGCACCGTCTGGAACGGCATCGCCTTGTCACCGGCGAGACGGTGCGAGGTGACCCACGTGTCGGCCGCCAGGATCACCGGGGTCAGCGTGTTGAGGTAGTACGGAATCTGTTGGGGCTTCAGGCCGAGTGCAGCGGCCCAGGCGTGGGCTGCGTTGGGATGGGAATCCAAGTCATTCGCCATGGCCGCCGCGTCGCAGGGGATCTCAGTTCCGATTGTTGCGAACAGGCCAGGCTGCGTGCCGGATACCAATCGCACGCCGCGTTCGACGGATACCGGACCCTGGTGGGCTGATCCGGCGCTGTTTATCGGGGCTCCGGCGGCCGGTAGCGCCGAGGAGACCACTACAGAAGCGGTGAACGATTGCGGCCCCGCGGTATTGGCAGGCAAGAACTGCAATACCCCCGCGTCGGCAGACGCCCTCGTCGCCCCGGATCGATGGCGTGTCGTCAGCACCACCGTCGTCAGGGCGGTCAAGACGATTACTGTGAGAGCCACCGCTGCCGCAGTGAGGACGCCTCTGGCGCGTGGGTCGGTGGCCGACGGCTGGTTGGGGTCGTTCCAGCCGGTCCCTGGGGCGCTACTCGGTGGAGGTGACGATGACACCCTGGAACTTCTCCATACTTGCCTTGGCGGCCGCCCAACGCGGGTCGGTGGAATTGTCGAAGCTCAGTGCGACTTCCGGATAGCCATGGATGTGAACGTTGAGTGGGCTGCGATCTGACAGGCCCGGGTCGGCTTCGAATTGATGCGCGGTGGCTGCTGACTGCCCGGTGACCGCATCGACGGCAGCGTTGGCAGCCATCTGAATCACCAGGTTGCCAGAAAAGATTGGGCCTGCCGAACCGGAGTTCAATGCTGCCTTTTCAACCTCTCTGATCAAACCGCCGACGGCGGGAACCGCATCTCCATCCGCCCGGAGGTGCACAGCTTCCACGCCGGGGATGTCTGACTGCACCAGTGGTGACCCGTAGGTAAGCAACGTGGTCACGTGGTACCGGCCGGATGCCGCGATGTTCTGGGCGTCCATGCCGCCCTGGCTATACCCGACCAGCATGATGTCAGTATCGGTCCCGCCGGGACAGGCCTTGAGGGCTTCGTCGATCATTCCTGTGACGTGCGCATCGACGTATCCGGCCAGTAACGGAGCGTTTCGAGCCAGGGTGCGATTGTCCGTGGAGTCCTGGCCCTTCAAGTACACGATGAGTCGAGTGGCGCCATCGGCGCCGAGCACCTTCTCAATCCGCACCCCATCAGAATCACGCTCGCTGTTTCTGATGTGCTCAAACAGTTGGGCACTGTTGGCAGGGGCATTGGCTCCCCCCGTGGAACTGACCCCTTCTTGTCCATCGGCATTGCGGCGAAGATCGATCGCACCTTGACGCAACGCCGCCGCCGCGGCCCGCAAGGAGTGGACTGATCGGTCCTTCCACGCGGCTCGGAAGCGGTCACCGTCGGCACCCGACCACTGGTCGG
Encoded here:
- a CDS encoding DUF6777 domain-containing protein translates to MSSSPPPSSAPGTGWNDPNQPSATDPRARGVLTAAAVALTVIVLTALTTVVLTTRHRSGATRASADAGVLQFLPANTAGPQSFTASVVVSSALPAAGAPINSAGSAHQGPVSVERGVRLVSGTQPGLFATIGTEIPCDAAAMANDLDSHPNAAHAWAAALGLKPQQIPYYLNTLTPVILAADTWVTSHRLAGDKAMPFQTVLQAGDAILVDPVGVPRVHCGGGSPLRPPADSNITTLEATNDDPWPGYSPHTVVAVAYAVAKLVTPVNDFVLVDLNSGEAVTRKAGGTISLGPPSTAVGALPDPVATNMPPR
- a CDS encoding FHA domain-containing protein produces the protein MGALLAEVIGQEPTRGAFTAVMETGFWSCIFTSVIATALFVSDKWHQRKDLQPRRLALIWLYGAGAGFVAGAVAQTVFTLDIGSFEFKNYVLRTFCWGIAGALIGCLLSRTVPNLSMPKGTLAGFVGGCLGGIGFVLVSNQLPDMWGRLVGVGALGFALGLAMFLVESIFREASLEIIWAPNETTRVTIGAEPISIGGDREDDVVVRGLPPGVSSIVLNNGRIEHIENHTANRTTLTDGSQLQIGPIHLIVHARR
- a CDS encoding CHAP domain-containing protein produces the protein MGMDVDQVEQTGRQLKQHAASIDTLVSQLDKVVNALPAVWQGPDAQRFVSEWWPQHRQSLTSAQSHIEGLGQSALNNVSEQRQASASSGSGGTAAASSTASATASTVAAAAHATTADGAVSAAQSAAADRFVDQWQGKFIDPDHSYGAQCFDVFRQYSNQVVGATPGIATDSVAASDIYNHYDTNGVSQYYDRIPYGQGQPHAGDIVVYGQGQYGHVALVTGVDGNKYSVLEQNYTWQDGISGNDPAAVHTYAFSDKNNGQILGYLRPKSVKA
- a CDS encoding WXG100 family type VII secretion target yields the protein MAVGYNGADVDQLREAAAQFERMASSVEATTRSLSSLVDSADQWSGADGDRFRAAWKDRSVHSLRAAAAALRQGAIDLRRNADGQEGVSSTGGANAPANSAQLFEHIRNSERDSDGVRIEKVLGADGATRLIVYLKGQDSTDNRTLARNAPLLAGYVDAHVTGMIDEALKACPGGTDTDIMLVGYSQGGMDAQNIAASGRYHVTTLLTYGSPLVQSDIPGVEAVHLRADGDAVPAVGGLIREVEKAALNSGSAGPIFSGNLVIQMAANAAVDAVTGQSAATAHQFEADPGLSDRSPLNVHIHGYPEVALSFDNSTDPRWAAAKASMEKFQGVIVTSTE
- a CDS encoding DUF7937 domain-containing protein — its product is MSDNPYTRHRAPLADNTHGAAEMDPGSGIEADNAVRRANVTRDAASGVLLVVALILPWSLSFGSGVPGGNGWIYLAVILATLLAGGALTVTHRGAQVLFGDRFTAAQTDRARLILNLPYLLVVTGFVVYAIVQAVRYSGTAEVPPGVGPGAWTGLAGSLLAAQPVLTDARSVPERLGRWVGITRILGLAAITLATLATLFNLYQRIRSVVPHLGDPVTGGQSATVLATTIIYGAVALLPVLIASRWLLDSEHASRLTTVVLGGATVAGGVLVWGAEIGRKIDSFHGIAQTTSTTSVGFEGYVTWVAAAAILAPSALLLHHSVEAAPAAAWRKVARNCLLLIAVWSGGSVALRITDLFVAANLHIRYSMYDTVVLMVIDAICAVAALWLRMNLVNSTLRRSVIVMTSGSVLALTFSRIVLGVVLAPRMDYGPTYRPPYNPVYGNDLAHQITSSFDVLVCVLSFVVLGVVITGARNLGRRLDPALANGDIPAPQHDWQPAPSTGPSPQLVRHAPGVGSHILASAPASASPVAGSHTTARIFRPSDGALASGRPDSPLAHPTPPAPPKIARPAPPATAPSSGTVAAGGGTEDSTTRPTVAQILAESSKRFAAGTTYNGDKRTDPPD
- a CDS encoding WXG100 family type VII secretion target codes for the protein MGMDVEQVEQSGRQLKSHAASIGNLVSQLDKLVQGLTGVWDGPDAQRFVNEWWPQHRRSLTAAQQEIDGLGQSALNNASEQRNVSGR